The window TTCAATTATGATCTTATACTTGTGGAGTTGGTTCCTCATCCAAAAGTAACAAGTTGTAGCATTGCTCCCCCAGCagcagaagaggaagaagaaggtcatCATAATAAGAACCTTCTCCCCAAGTCTGTTTATTTGGTAGAATTTCTTGGAGAGTTGCTGGTGGTTATTAGATGGGGTGTATATGTTCGTCGATCAATTATTCCCACTACTAACTTCAAGATATTTAAGTTAGATCCACAAGATCGGTGCTGGATTAAGGTGGAGGACTTAGGTGATCAAATGCTATTTATTAGGACAAGTACCGGCTTCTGTCTCTCAGCACTTGACTACCTCCCTCGATATAGAGGAAATTCCATATATTTCATAGTTGAATACAATGACATTTTTGACATAGTATTTGGAAAAAAATCTTCCCATGATATGGGTGTCTTTCACTTGGAAGATAACAGCATTGAACCTTTTTCCTCAAGTTATTTGCATACTTCACTGTCTCCGCCCATCTAGTTCACACCAATTTCTTGGTAGAGAGGTGATGGGGGTTTGGGGACGGATGTTGAgattgggtatgggatttttaTCTTCAAGCTTGTTTTATGATTAACATTATGACGGGGAATAATGTAAATTTTGTTACTACTTTTCATCCTAATGTTATTTGAAATggctctcttttattttatcctATTAATGTGAATATTGTGGATCGGCTTCCAAATTTTTACAATGTTCATTTGGGATTGGGGtggttactctctctctcttccctttaagAGTAGAACAATTAAATGCCTTATTGTATCTGTATTTGTCTCTGACTTGGAGTAGGTTCAAACTTTATTTTATGTTGCAGCAGGAGGGAGTGACTTTTTGGACTTTGATGAGTCTGTGAGATCCTCTAAGGTCTTGCAAGGTCAAGAAAATGTTGGTTTCATACCACCAATGTCTGGTGGTGGAAAGGTCAACCATCGGGTGGACTTTGAGATGAACAATCCAGCAAGCCAAATGTCAACCCGGTTAGAACAGACTACAAATAGTGATTTTATGAGAAAACAATCCTCCACTTATACAGGCTTTGTGGAATCCAAGAGATTCCAGAAGGTCTTGCAAGGTCAAGAAATATGCCCCTTGCCATCCCCGCATGGAAGAGCTGAGGTCAACCTTAGTGCTTGGGAAAAGATTGGTCGTAGTTGCAACATGTTCAATATGTATCAGGGGGCCATCCCAGTGATGTATCCATTTTCTTCCAATGCCAGAAGCATGTATACGCTATTTAATGACACATATGTTTCAAGACACGATCCTGTGATGCATCCATTTATGGCTAGTTTCCACAGAGAGAGTCTCCAATTCAACTTGCCTTCCTTCCAAAAAGGTTCCCTGGCTGTACAAGGGATGAAGAATACAATCCAAGTTCACATAATTCATTGGAAGAGCAGAAGCCAGCTGACAGCTTAGCTGCTCAGGCTACTTTTGACACAGATGCCAAAAACCAGAAGTGTGAAACTTGAAATGAGACTTCCACTGGCTGTAAACTGTTTGGGTTTTACTTGGCTGGAGAAATTCCTAGTCCCAACCAGCAGAGCTCCAGTAGGAGGAGTTGTACGAAGGTAAGCTGTTATGGCAGCACAGTATAATTGCTTTTCCTTAGTTCTTTTTTATCTGATCCTAAATAAGCTGAGTGAAGGTTCACAAGCAAGGAAATTTAGTTGGAAGGGGTATTGATCTTTCAAGAATGAATAGCTATGATGATCTGCTGAGTGAATTAGTGCAGCTATTTGCCATGGAGGGCCTTCTACCCAATCCTAAGAAAGGGTGGCAAATTCTTTACACTGATAGCGAAAATGATATGATGGTTGTTGGAGATGATCCTTGGCAGTAAGCATCTCGACTGTAGAGTAGACTTGTTGAGttgtttttttccattatttcctTGTTGAATTGTTCTGTTTGTTATTTCCTTTAAGCATTATTGAGTTGTTTATTCTCTTGTACTTGGCAGCGAGTTCTGTAATATTGTATCAACGATCCACATATATACACACGAGGAAGTACAGAAGATGATGATTGGGATGGCCAGCGATGATACCCATAGTTGTTTGGAAGAAGCTCCTGGAATTTTGGACGTTTCAAAATCTTCTTCCGAGGGACAGCCAGATTCTCCGACGGTAATTAGGATATGAAAAGTGCTTATATTGGGAATTATGTTTGGTAACTAATTAGCTattaatccccccccccccccttcacaAAATTGAAAAAGCAGATACATAGAAATCTTCTAGTTCAGAATTCAGGTCAGTTGTCCTATCTGCCATTATTCTAATTATAAGTTTCACTTATTTACTTATCAGCTACAAATATCTGAACTCTTGAACAGAGTACTTGAATGGTAGGTGAGTTGGCACCACATTACACAAAGGGTCCTGGTTTCAAGCCTTCTTAAGTCCAGTTCAATGGCCACACACGCCTTGAATGGGCTGCTCGAAACATGGTAGAGACACAATTAGAACCTGTTACTCATGGAGATGAGAAAGGTTAAGATGTTTTATTCCTCATTTCTTTTGGGCCTTTTGCTATTCACTTGCACATATCCTAGTAATTGGATATTTCGTGCCAGATCTTCAGAACAGTAATTTTTTTAGGCTGTCCTTGACCACCTGATGTCCAGACTTTTCATTAAATGACATAGTTGAAGCATGGTTGCCTGATGTTTGGGTCATAGACCCTTGTATCTGACATATATGATTCTCTGTAGACAGAGTTGCCAGACTATGTTCAGCTTGTTGACGTTAACTGCACTAGGAGTCTAGGACCTTTAGCTTCTCATCTGGCTGTGATATTTTACAAGTAAGGCCATGTTCTTGCCAAGTACAGGTTAGCTATGGTCAACTGAAGCCGAGCCCAATCTGGTGAACCTTGGGCCCATTTAATGCCAAGATCTTGATGGGCCTGATCCTTCcactccttccccccccccccccaaaaaaaaaaaaaaaaaaaattgatccagCTACTGTTGCAATATCTCAATTAGTGCTATAGGTgtaggtgtgtgtgtgtgttttttttggggggggggggggggggaagggtggggtggggtggttaATAAGGTGAAGAAACAAACTTATCCCTTCCCTGACCGGCAGCTGCTGGATCTTCTCATCTTTCCTAAACTTCCTAGTCTGTCTAATACTCTAATAGAGTAAAACTTGTTACCTGGGGAAAGAAAGGTTTCAGTAATATTCTGTCATACTCCTTGGATAGGTAGCGAACCTTATGGATTAGTCATTTGTCAAGTTTCAAGACAAATTCAATCATATTGGCCAGGCCAGGCCAGGCCAGTCCCACCAGTTATTGGATTCTTTTCCTAACCATCTAAATCTTGACTGAGAGTAACCCATTGAATGTATCATAGGATACAAAGACTTTCGCACTATAACATACCACATGAGTCAAGGGTGATGTCACAAATTTTGAAACCTAGTTTATCATACCACATGAGGAGGAAGGATAATAGAAGATTAACATAATATATATGTGATGGAACCCAAGCACAAAATCCCCTATCCGTACCGCTATGCTTAATGTGCGGAGTTGTGTGGTGATGTGTCCTTTTTTGTTAGCATTAAGAGTGCATGGAAGAGCATTTATGgtagaaaaaaaatgatacatgtCAACAGTGGACAATACATACGTGAAGTGTACCAGTACAAGTAGGTGATCTGGACTCATGGAACCCTACCAGATGATTCTTTCCATGAGATTTTGAGTAACATCTCCTTGAGTTGTCACTAGCGTGCACGTAAACATATTCTATGATTCTATCTTTGTGTCTAGAAGCCTCTTTTTCACTGATCATGTGTTTACATTAAGATTACGCTAATGTGGCCAATTAAATGTGACAAAAAAACCCACATATCCTTCACAAACTGAAAGTACACCTAACATTCTCTTTGGTTTTTTATTCACTTTTGTTCACTAAAATATTCACATCTAATATTTCATCAATAACCTAAACATACTTTTATCTGATTTCTCAAGTCATCTGTGAGAAGACTAGCAAGCAAAGCTGACCTTTAGGAAGGAAGAAGGCAATATCACAGATAAAAGAATTCTCTTCTGATTTTTATTCTAGACTTATGAACTATTTAAATACCATGAATTATGGTCATCCACACTTGTTAACTCAAAGTAAATGTTAAAAATTTCTAAATAGATATTCTCTCAAGTCTAGAAGTTTCTTGAGGATCAATCAGCCAAATTTGTATTACCATTTGTttataattaatatttttttatggtaaaataTTGGTGGCAcaagttaggggtgtcaattggtccggttcttTAACGGTTTTAGTCATAATGGGTCAGGATTAGAACTCGACCAATAAGCTAATCtattccaaacttgagatccaggatcattaattaatgggtgggccAGTTCCGGTTCCAAGCAGTccaatcaaaatttaaaaataataatttcctaacacatgctacatatatttaataatattataataagacatTTATTTCATTCACATGAGATATGTGTCAGTTTGTTCTTCTCAAATCACATAATCAGTCTatattacctcttgttttgtattaattaattagtaaaaACATCACCATCCTCATAAGTTAAGATAATTTTAAGGTACGTTTTaagttagcattctttctcaaataggattttcaaaatttaCAGCCAAATCTTTGATAAGATAGTATATGATGCAAATGGTACCagtcaaaattgaaaaacttaaaaaatagaagGGTTTGACCTTAGTTCTCATGACTTTGAATCTTAAGAATTAAAGTTAGAATGTGAATTTATGTCGGTTCCTAATTGGTAGATTTGGAATTGGACCAAAACTTTTCGGTAGATCCATAGCCGGACCAATAAACTATTGGGTGGATCGATTCCGGTTCTTAGTGAACCAGTTTTGGTCCGATTCCATTGCAAATGATGAGATACGATTACCCTTCCGATAATCTTCCGTATTCTTCACAGATTAAGATTGAGTTATCAGCTTGGTCTAGACAATCATCATAGTGAAAATGAAGAACTCTAACGTCATAGTTCCATTGCTCAATCATAGATTAGATGTGCATAAAGAATAGATCGATGATTTCCAGCTCGATTTAAGGGATAAGGACATAGCTGGCCCATCGAAACTCGTAGCAGATAcatttttcaaattcaaatactAACAACAGAGATGGACAAGTAGAAAAACTTGATAATGGTTAACCTGACTACCCACCCGATCCGATTGTACATGTCCAAAGACTCAAATCTTATTATGTTAGGCTTTTGATCTTCACTAATTCCACCATTGGTTGGAATGCTTTTGCAATCAAGAATTGTATTGGTGCATGGTTGgatggatttagggtttagttcATGGTATGTATCAGTCCATATTAGCCATATCGAACATATTttgccataaaaaaaaaagtcgaTATAACCCATCCAGTCTCCACCCAACTCATGGACTGGCCTAATATTCTCAAACCCGCTCTTCATGATGTCGGAACCCATGAAACCTTCTAAGTTGCAGTTCTTCCTGTATAGACTCCTCTTTGGTATGGTTGTCATGTGGGCCTCCATGCTTGACAACAAGATGGTTGGTAAGACCATCAAGGATCTTGAGAGGCTCAAAATCATTGCATTCAATCCACAAAGGTACACAGGGAAGCCTAGAGTGTGCGTGTATATACAGAGTAAAAACTCTAAGGTGAAGGTGACGTTCCTAACCTAACAGTGCATGACACAGCCAACGGGGTGAAGACATCAAAATCTTCAGAAAACGCAGGGCTTTGTTTGCCAGGCGAGCATTTGGGAACGTGGGGACTGGGAACCAGATAGTTTGTCAATCATCATTATGGAAAATCACATGGTTTTGTCTGTGATGCCCATTCCTCCTATTCCTTGTGCTCACAAGGATATACATCATGTATCCAGTTGTACTATAAGCTGTGTCTACAGCTTTTTCTCTAAGGAAACTATTGGGTTTACCCATACCCTAGTCTGGAAGACTCTGTCAATTGCATGTATGTACGATAGAATAGTcattttccactccttggtttcaAATATTTCGTTCCCAAACTTTGTGTATCTCATGCATTctatttgaatgaaattttttatttatcaaaagaataaaaaaaaatcatatagaCGAAGTATCACATTGCTAATATGACTTTAATAACTTTAAAAGATGGACAAGATGTTCACGGGCTTTTTTTTTAGTACAAACATCCCCAAGGTGGggtaaaaaatatattaagcaTAAGGGCAAAAATGTGCATACAAACCTTTAGAATATTGTGGggtaaaaaatatattaagcaTAAGGGCAAAAATGTGCATACAAACCTTTAGAATATTGTCCAAGACAATGTTTTAGATTTTTCGCTTCgcaatttcataaatttttttatgggagaggattCCCTACACGGACAATGTAACAATGAATCTGCACACTACAAGCAATTACGGATtagaaaatggtatcatccctatggggcccacatgatcagaataggagagagaaatgtcAGTGTGGGCCCCACTATTTATTATGCGAGGAGGGTATAAAGGAATTTGTACAAGGGCAGTGTacctatatttttttaaatttttattttcataaatggaTGTTCATGGAATTGGTATCGCTCAATGTGCTTTATTAACTATAAGTAAAAGGTTATGTGGTCGTGTGGTCCACATGGCTCCTGCATTTAGACATAGAAGCACACGAAAGTACCGCGCAGCCCCCATGGAAAGATAGAAATCCCACCTAGGGCGATGCTTGTGCAAGTTCTCCCATTGGCCAACGCATGAGTGCAGGCTTTGGAGGCACATACCACGATCTCTTTGCCAAGTTTCatatattagaaaaaaaagggTCCTCCTAGGCATTACTATgcttagtgaagtataatgctttaTTATTTGCCACTTGGTAGCATATGGGTCAGTCCATgcaatttagctcgtctccagggagcccagcacgcctaGGGTGCTACCAGCCATTGGGCTataccgcacacatccctaggcatgcaccgagatgtgtgtggcacagctcaaccgctggatgccccttgGGTGCACCCTGGgcgttgggctccctggagacgatcctaatCTCAATCAATGTGATAGAGGATTAGACCAAAGtaataagggaaataaaggaaagagaataaaataaaatcaatggCAAAGTAGAAACTTTTTTTACCATGACCTTAAATGGATGTGCaattgttttcaaatttttttttatactacAATAACTCTCTTtgatttaaaaagtaaaataaaattatattgaaaatataagggaaagagaacgctacctagtTGCGTGTGGTGTGCGGTTCGTGCATCTAGACATAGGGCCACACAAAATGATTGGCGCACCCTCAAgaatttccatctttccatggGAGTGTTGCGGTCATTTTATGCAGCCCTATGTCTAGGTGTAGGAGCCATGAGCTACACGCCACTAGGTAGATGTCTTATTCCCTAAAATATAAAtttagggttgtaaacggatcggattcggctcggatagtgctatatccgtatccgcatccgcatccgattagctttcaaatgaattcggatagtgctaaatggatacagacacagatattttatctgtaaatataacttttcggatagctatagcctatccatatccacagccatttagctttcggacatattcggataatgctaaacgaatatggacacggatacagaaacgaatttcgactattcatttacacccctaaataCAATTACCAAATATGGTCAAAATCTTGGGTACAATCATGATTATaaaacttttctttctcttttaaactTATATCAATTGCTTTTTTCCTaatcttttaggattttgataAATCAAAATAGTGTCACCAATCACAATTGGACATGTGGCGCTGTCTAACCTGATCTGAGGAACCAGGTCTGACGAAAACTGCGGGTCGACATCGTACATCCATGTTGGCAGGCCCAGCTGATCCTCATGGGGGTTGGTTCAAAATAAGTCCATTGGAGGTCGTAGGGCAAGAGTAGACCGGGCAAGGAGCCAAGGACCTCGAGCCGTCCTTAAGGATCGACCTTCAAACATGGGCTACATGAGCTATCGAGGCCGAGTCTATGGATCGGACCAATAGGTAACCAAGGCAATAAGAGAGCCTAGCCAACCCCAAGAAGTCGGCCCCGATagattcaataaataaaaagccTAAAAGGGtcgaatttagctcgtctccagggagcccagcatgcccagggggctgccagccgttgggctgtgcagcacacatccctaggagtgcgccgagatgtgtgcggcacaactcaaccaatggatgccccctggcaacaccctgggcactgggctccctggagacgatcctgatccaaaAGGGTCGGCATCGCAACTGACATATTGAATGTCGAGTGTGACCCAGAAAATAGGTCCTCGATCTTCTTCACTCCGTTGATTTCGAATCTCTCTTTCCTTATCGTGTCCAACCACATGGCATGACGATATAGTAAGCCATGTTGGGTGTCACGTCAGCAACTAAGTGTGAGATCCAACTGATCAGCGTTGCTATACCATGCCATGTGGACTGTGGACTCGGAGCGTTACGGAATACAGAAGCGACCATCCAACCGCTGGATTGGAATCAGGTAAAGTGTTCTTAAATAAGTTCTATTTCGACAAAAATGCCAAATATACTGTGAAGctggatgaaattttttattccaaTGGGGGCTCAACGATCATTTCAGGCGAAAGGAAGATTCTCTTattaaaagagaaattaaaagaagagtaataggagagagagagagagagcacattGTTAAAAGTTAATTCCATTAAGTCATTCGTTCTTCTATATTATATATTTCACTGTAGTGGTTTTATACTTCTAACAAAGATAAAGTGAGAGAGCACGTGTAAGGTCTGCAACTGGAAACGAGTAGGAGGGAGTCATGAGTTCCTCAATCGCCTCTTCCATTTGGGAGTCATGGATCCTTTATCCATTGGAGAAACTTATCCCATGTTATCCCTTCTATTCTTTACTACAATTCGTGGAGGGGAGGGAACTATATACAAGAAGAACAAAAGGGAGTAAGAAGGGAACAGTTGAGGAATCACCAAAGTTTATCCTGAGCAACTGCATGGCGTAACTCATCTTCATAGAACAGGACCCGGTTAGAAACCTTAGACTTGCATAAAACTTTGTCAAACCAAGTGAAACCATTTACCTTGAATGAAATGTTGACTCTTGGAAGAGAACGTCAGCAATTCGCTGCATTTCAGTCACATTGAGACGAGAAGGAGGCCGGGGATCATGTCTTGGTGCTTTGGGGGTGTGAGGACTTCAGGCAAAAATACCCTTTCCATCTCCCTTACTTATAAAAGGCCAATGTTCCTTTGGGAGAGGAGTCTTTGTTCTCAATATTTTTTGTCGAGACTGATCAGGAGTTGTGTAATTGTGTAGCAAGCAATACATCTTTCCTTACTCTCTGGGAAACATGGAAAATCGCTCTCAGTTGGCCAGGGTGCAAGTGACAGAGACTTTTAAACAGTATATCCATTGGAAGAGATTCAAGCCTCGACTCTGATTCACAATCATTTGCCCGAAGAGTCGTGGGTGATATTGGCAGGTTGTTCTTTTTAACCACATCAAGTGGTATTTATATAGCACGGAaaattgatcattttcggtGATAACATCTGAGGGCTTTGATCAACAACTTTGTTTTGAAGTACTAAATCACTTTTTGACCTTTTTGTAATCTAATATAAAGACTCTTTTTTTGCCAATATCTGTGCAAGATTTGGCAGATGTTGCTTTACTATAACGAAGATGAGCAAGTGCTTCAAGCTCCAGGTACTTTTAGCATAAGTTCCTCAATCGCCTCTTCTGCTTGGGATTCATGGATCCTTTATCCTTTGGAgaaattttttccattttatcctttttattCCTCACTGTAACTCGAAGAGGGGAGggaaatatatacatataagaaCAAAAGGGAGTAACAAGGGAACAATTGAGGAATCAACAAAGTTTATTCTGATCAACTACATGGCATAACTCATCTTCATAGAACAGGACCCGATTAGAAGCATGAGACTTGCATAGAGCTTTGGCAAACCAGGTGGAACCATGCACCTTGAAGGAAATGTTGACTCCTAGAAGAGAACAACAATATTTCGCATCTCACCCACATTGAGATGAGAAGGAGGTCAGGGATCATGTCTAGGTGCTTTGGGAGTGTGAGGATTATAAGCAAAAATACCCTTTATATCTCCCTTCCTTATAAAAGGCCAATGTTTTGTTTGGAGAGGAGTCTTTGCTCTCAATAGTTCTTGTCGATACCGATCAGGAGTTGTGTAATTGAAGTGGCATTGTCTAACAAGCAATACATCTTTCCTTACTCTCTGGGAAATAAGGAAAACTGCTCTCAGTTGGTCATGGTGCAAATGGTAGAGAATTTTAACCAGCATATCCATTGGAAGAGAATCAAGCCTTGGCTCTGATTCATAATCATTTGCACGAGAAATCGTTGGTGATATTGGTAGTTTGTTCTTTTTAATCACATCAAGCGGTCCTCCTATAGCATGGAAACTGATCCTAAGAAAGTGACAACATTGACGGGCTTTGATCAGCAGCTTTGTTTTGAAGTATTAGATCACTTTCGGGCTTTTTGGAATCTAACATAATGACTCTTTTCTTGTCAATAGTTGTGCAAGATTTACAGATGTTGATTTATTGTAACGAAATCTGAGTAAGTGCTCTAGGCTCCAGGTATCTTGTGACATGAGTTCCTCAATTGTCTCTTCTGTTTGAGAGTCATAGATCCTTTATCATTTggagaatttttttcctgtgTTATCCCTTCTATTCCTTACTATAACTCGAAGAGGAGAGATAATGAAATACATAGAAGAACAAAAGGGTGTAACAAGGGAAGAGTTGAGGAATCAACAAAGTTTATTCTGAGCAATTGCGTAGCATAACTCATCTTCATAGAACAGGGCCTGGATAGAAACCTAAGACTTGCATATAGCTTTATCAAGACAGGTGGAACCATGCCCCTTGAATGAAATGTTGATTACTAGAAGAGAACAACAACAATTTGTCGCATCTAAGCCACATTGACATGAGAAGGAGGTCGGGGACCATGTCTAGGTGCTTTGGGGGTGTGAGGACTTCGAGAAAAAATTCCCTTTCCATCTCCCTTATAAAAGGCCAATGTTTTGTTGGCAGGGGAGTCTTTGTCTCAACATCTCCTGTCGAGACTGATCAGGAGTTGTTTAATTGAAGTGGCATTATTTAGCAAGCAATACATCTTTCCTTACTCTCTGGGAAACATGGAAAACTGCTCTCAATTGACCATAGTGCAAGTGGCAGAGACTTTTAACCAATATATCCATTGGAAGAGATTCAAGCTTCGACTTTGATTCACAGTCATTTGCCCGAGGGGTCGTGAGTGATATTGGTAGTTTGTTCTTTTAATCACATCAAGTGGTCCTTATATAACACAAaaattgatcattttcggtGATAACATTGGAGGGCTTTGATCAGCTGCTTTATTTTGAAGTACTAAATCAATTTTCGGGATTCTTGTAATCTAACATAAAGACTCTTTTCTTTCCAATATCCGTGCAAGATTTGGCAGATGTTGCTTTACTGTAACGAAGATGAGCAAGTGCTCCAAGCTCCAGGTACTTCTGGCATGAGCTCATCAATCACCTCTTCTGTTTGGGATTCATGTATCCTTTATCTTTTGGAGAAAATTTTTTTCATGTTATCCCTTCTATTTATTTTAGCCTTTTGCTTTTCAAGGACAAGACTTTATACTCTTAACAAAGCTTCAATTTTCGTACttaatataaattaaaataaaacatgaaaaCGACAATGAGGAAGTATCGTCCGTCACTCTGTTCTCCTCCGATCCTCTCATAGTGGATAAGGCAGGGAAGAACAACCCGTAAGAACTGAAATACGTTAAACTAGAATGAGGGAGAAACTATAAGAATGAGAGTGAGTGGGACTGGAAAAAAAGC is drawn from Telopea speciosissima isolate NSW1024214 ecotype Mountain lineage chromosome 1, Tspe_v1, whole genome shotgun sequence and contains these coding sequences:
- the LOC122649007 gene encoding auxin response factor 4-like, with the translated sequence NETSTGCKLFGFYLAGEIPSPNQQSSSRRSCTKVHKQGNLVGRGIDLSRMNSYDDLLSELVQLFAMEGLLPNPKKGWQILYTDSENDMMVVGDDPWHEFCNIVSTIHIYTHEEVQKMMIGMASDDTHSCLEEAPGILDVSKSSSEGQPDSPTVIRI